In Elusimicrobiota bacterium, the sequence TCATCCGATGGTTCAATTCTTCTTTTAAGAATATTATTTTCTACAAAAATTTCGCCTGCAATAAATTTTTTTCTTAATTTCTCAAATAACTTTTTATCATAATTATATCTATCTAAAATATTCATTTCACTTTTCTAGAATTGTGAAATTGTGGAGTTGTAAAAAATTAAATTAGGTTTTCGTACAGTTTTTTTGTTTGTTGAGCGATATAACTCCAAGAGAAATATTTTTCTACACGAGCGCGGCTTGCTTCACCAAATTTCTTTCTCAATTTTTCATCTTTCAATAACCGATTCACAGCACCAGCGATCTGTCCTGGATTTTTTGGTTCAACCAATAGCCCTGTTTCTTCGGGAATAACGACTTCCAAAATTCCGCCCGTCGCAGATGCAACGACTGGTGTTTTACAAGCCATCGCCTCAAGATTGATTATTCCAAACGGCTCGTAAATAGACGGGCAGACAAATACCTTTGCTGAAGAATACAATTGAACATATTCTTCTTCTTTCAAAAGTTTATGTATCCACACAATATTTTTTTTCTTTTCAACCTCTTTTGTCATTCTTTCCTCGTAATCCTTTGTATCAGCACCTGCTGCGCCGAAAACAATTTGGACAGGGATTACATCTGCAGCTTTAACAAGATACTCCATACCTTTTTGCGGTGTCGGCCGACCGACGAACAAAATATAATCATCAGCGATACCGTATTCTTTTTTAAGCGAATCAGAAAGCGGTGTATATTTCCATTTATTAAGGTCAATCCCGTTATGGATAACTTCAACTTTTTCCGGCTGAACATTAAAAAATTTTAAGATATCCTGTTTCATTAAATTTGAGACGGCAATAACTTTATCAGCGGATTCAAGCCCGATTTTTTCAATCCATGCGCTTAACTGATACCCTCTTCCCAGTTGGTCTTCTTTCCATGGTCTTAACGGTTCAAGCGAATGCGAAGTTGTAACAAGCGGTATATCATAAAGAATTTTTGTCAAAAGTCCACCGAGATGTCCATACCAGGTATGCGTATGGACAACATCAGAATCAATCTCTTCTAATTGCGAAAGGATATTTACAGAAATTGTATCAAGTGCCGGTGAAAATTTTTTACCTTTAAGCGCTTCCCAGCCTTTATATCCGCGCACTTTCAACGATTGTTCGTCTGATTTCTGGTCGCCAAAACATCTTACTTCAACATCCATAATTTTAGAAAGTTCCTGTGCTAAATATCGTAAATGCACCCCCGCACCGCCATAAATATATGGTGGATATTCTCTCGCCATCATTGTAACTTTCATACTCTGCCTCCGCATCAATTAAAAATTGTTATAAACCACGGTTCCATTTTTGCTTGCCCACTATTCTGTGAAACCAACATGAGAAATAACATTTCTACTTCTATCCAATTGTTTTTCTGATTTCATTTCGCTTAATCGTTGTCTACAAATTTCAACCAATTTCGGATTTATTTCAATTCCAATATAGTTACGCCCGAGTTCTTCACAAACAACAAGTGTTGTTCCTGTTCCCGCAAATGGGTCTAAAACAAGGTCGCCCATCTGAGAACTTGCTTTTACTATTCGCTCTATAAGTTTTTTAGGTTTTTGAATAGTGTGCAGAAATTCCCGACTTAAAAGTTCTTTTGATTATATGTTAACTGCTTGATATCTCCCCAGACATCGCCTGGATTTTTCCCGAGTTCGTTGAACTTTGTGGCTCCGAATTTACCGTTCACAACCGACGGAACATTTTCACATCTTCTTCTATGTTCTAATTCTACCAATTGAGGCACCCTTATATTATCTAAATTAAATGTCTTTGCTTTTCCCTTACTGAAATAAGCAATAATATCATAATTATTAGTAAAATTATTTCTTCCCTGTGCAAGTCGGCTCGGCTGATACCAGACAATTTTTGAATTTAGCGTTAAATACGGTTTGTAGTCAATAAAATCAATACAATCTGGTTTACCAAACAAATATAAAACCCCTCCTTTTTTTAATTTTTTAGAAAATAATTTAAGCAATTCCAGGTTAAACTCTTGAAATTTGTTACCTTATCCCACTGTTTTTCGGTCACACCGAATGGTCCATCGCAAATTATTAAATCAAGGGATCCGTCAGGCAACTCTTTTACTTTTTCAATACAATCGCCTTCAATAATTTTGTTTATAAAACTATCAACTTGTCTGCTATAAAATGTGATATGTTCTTTAATTACCGATAACTTTTTTTTCTTTTTATGCATTTTTAATGTCCCGGGTTGTGATAATATGTAAATTATTGGATACAGTTTGGTTTTTTGAAATTTGTAACGGTTTTACGGCGATTAAAAATCACCGACTACAATTCGTATGTTTTCAGCATAACTGAACTGTTATAATTATTGACTGAAAACTCTTTTTTGCATTAAGTATGGTTTTGCTTAAGCAATTCTAAAAACTGCCGAGGTGTTACAATTTTTATATTCTTATATGTTTTTAGAATTAACAAATCTTTATCACCGGTTAAAATTATATCAGCATTAATACTTTCTGCTGTTCCCAATACCATAATATCTTTGGAATCGCGGCAGATGTGTTTGTCAACTTCCGATGGTTTAACTCTGTGTATTTTGCTCTCTAAAAAATTAACGATATTTTCAACTATGTTTCTCGGTACTTTGATTTTTTTTAATAATCCGTTTCTTACTTCTTGAATTAAAGTATCACATAAAAAAATGTCATGCTGTACTAAACATAGTTCAAATATATCACTGCATAATCCATGGGTAGCAAATGCTGCGATTATAACATTTGCATCAATTACAATTTTCATTTTTTAAGTGCATCAAAAACATCTTCATCAGTTAGCAAGCCCTGTGTCTCAGCAAAAGGAAGAACCATTTTCCTGAGATTTCTAAACCGTTTTACTGCAATGTAACGGTCAACCGCATCTCTTACTATCTGCCCCGCCGGTACTTTTTCCTGTTTGCTTATTCTTTCTAATTCTTTTCTGACACTTACGGGTAATCTTAATGTGAACATATTTGAATTCATATTACACCTCCATAATACATTGTATTATAATGTATATTTTTTGTCAAGTATTTAATTTTCTAATGTCCTGGTATTGTAAAGTATGCGATGATTATTGACTGAAAACCTTGTTTTCTGGCTATTACATTTATTGTGTCTGCATAATTTTCGTCAAATGGCTCGCCTGTATAGACACGCCACAAAATTTCGTTATTAAAAAATGTTGCCAACTCCCGACGAGCGTAAACATCGTTATGTTTTACAACTTTTTCTCTCAATTCAAAAAACTTTTGGGCGTGTTGAATTGCAAGTTCGTTAGATTGCTTCGTTTCACTC encodes:
- a CDS encoding site-specific DNA-methyltransferase, whose translation is MHTIQKPKKLIERIVKASSQMGDLVLDPFAGTGTTLVVCEELGRNYIGIEINPKLVEICRQRLSEMKSEKQLDRSRNVISHVGFTE
- a CDS encoding DNA methyltransferase encodes the protein MLKLFSKKLKKGGVLYLFGKPDCIDFIDYKPYLTLNSKIVWYQPSRLAQGRNNFTNNYDIIAYFSKGKAKTFNLDNIRVPQLVELEHRRRCENVPSVVNGKFGATKFNELGKNPGDVWGDIKQLTYNQKNF
- the glgA gene encoding glycogen synthase; the encoded protein is MKVTMMAREYPPYIYGGAGVHLRYLAQELSKIMDVEVRCFGDQKSDEQSLKVRGYKGWEALKGKKFSPALDTISVNILSQLEEIDSDVVHTHTWYGHLGGLLTKILYDIPLVTTSHSLEPLRPWKEDQLGRGYQLSAWIEKIGLESADKVIAVSNLMKQDILKFFNVQPEKVEVIHNGIDLNKWKYTPLSDSLKKEYGIADDYILFVGRPTPQKGMEYLVKAADVIPVQIVFGAAGADTKDYEERMTKEVEKKKNIVWIHKLLKEEEYVQLYSSAKVFVCPSIYEPFGIINLEAMACKTPVVASATGGILEVVIPEETGLLVEPKNPGQIAGAVNRLLKDEKLRKKFGEASRARVEKYFSWSYIAQQTKKLYENLI
- a CDS encoding putative toxin-antitoxin system toxin component, PIN family, whose translation is MKIVIDANVIIAAFATHGLCSDIFELCLVQHDIFLCDTLIQEVRNGLLKKIKVPRNIVENIVNFLESKIHRVKPSEVDKHICRDSKDIMVLGTAESINADIILTGDKDLLILKTYKNIKIVTPRQFLELLKQNHT
- a CDS encoding CopG family transcriptional regulator, which gives rise to MNSNMFTLRLPVSVRKELERISKQEKVPAGQIVRDAVDRYIAVKRFRNLRKMVLPFAETQGLLTDEDVFDALKK